The genome window gccaatgacttgaattttgaaataaattccctcattctccaggtgggtccCTGATGTtgaattaaaacttgaaatgtaTTCCCTCGTTTTTCAGGCGggtgcctgatgctgacttaaaacttaaatGAATTCCCCCGTTTTCCAGGTGGGttcctgatgacttaaaacttaaaataaattccctcgttctccaggtgggagcCTGATgctaacttaaaacttgaaatgaattccctcattctccaggtgggcgcctactaatgacttaaaacttgaaatgaattccctcgttctccagataggtgcctgatgacttaaaacttgaaataaattcccttattctacaggtgggtgcctgctgatGACTTaatacttgaaataaattccctcattctccaggtgggcgtctgatgacttaaaacttgaaatgaattccctcattcttcaggtgggcgcctgatgacttaaaacttgaaataaattccctcgttctccaggtgggcgcctgatgacttaaaacttgaaataaattccctcgttctccaggtggcgcctgatgacttaaaacttgaaataaatttcctcgttctccaggtgggcgcctgataacttaaaacttgaaataaattcccgcATTCTCCAGGTgtgcgcctgatgacttaaaacttaaaatgaattccctcattctccaggtgggcgcctgatgacttaaaaattgaaatgaattccctcgttctccaggtgggcgcctgcaatcatgacaacacagacaaaacagagaaaattttctgccccagtttatgcCAGGAACATTCTTGAGTGTTAGttgaatcccattatccaggagggtcctgaaaatttaaaactagatctcattatccaggagggtcctgaaaacttgaaattaaatcccattattcaggagggtcctgaaaacttaaaactgagCTTATGTGGAACATGCTTTCCTCATAGGGATTCCTAGCAAAGCGAACAAGATTTCTTGCCCCTgcttaaaacaaagaaaattttgtcagtttgaaaaTGTGGCGGTTAGTTTGTGGTATCCTTGCTGAAAGTGTCTGCTTCTGCCACTACCCCGCTTCATTTTGATTAGCTGCTTCGGGCTACAAAGAATTGTTTGACCTTTAAATTGGACCTCGACAACAAAAACTCTGAATGACTTGAATCCCTTACATTCAACTCGTCGTATGGCACTTTCATTCTGACAACTGTTgaacctttgcatttcctacAAATTCACGAATCACTTGACCACCTGAACTTCAGTTACTACCACATTGCTCATTCTAAATCATGTCACTTGTGATGTGCCTGGCCGAATTTCGCTTGGTGCAAATAAAAAGCTGGTAATAagctttgaagtcctttcttgcttgcttaacaaaagactaatttgacagagacttagaaaaatagacccaaaagaaacgaagcgaagtgacttcgagaattaggaataaaaaagaaaaaacagagatgactatttgaagaaaaatagaaaagagacttatctgaatgaaGCAACTGGCTCCAAAGACCATGACATGCATTTCGGATTGATCAGCCTAATCCATCCAACTAATCACATTTCAGTTCATGccatgtcttcatacttcaaaaccgGAGTTTCCATAATTCAATTTCTCTGTAAAGTCATGAACCACATTCGGCTTGTAATGTCCCTAGGGGTTTTCACCAGCAAGTCTCTCTTATTTGCTCCTCTCTCAACTCattgtcgccttacagtgcccgtaagggttttcaccaataagactctctcatttgaattttctctcgACTCACCATCGCCCTATGGTACCCGTGggggttttcaccaataaaacTCTCTTATTTATTCACTTTTCCTTGTGCCCATGAACAAAGGTGCTACCCATGATGTAAATCGTACCTCCATCTCacttgacttggcatcctcaaagttgatcagaaggtctttctTTAGACTTTAGTGTAGGttttggacagggttagaaagaaagggtggcatgcaggctcaaaataatttaagatgaaagggttcaaaattacaacttttggaatcagatctttttacaaaactaaaacttctgccccagtttcttcgaatctggggaatttttgaatttttattttgatgggaccgaaccgtgtaaggctgcctacgtatccttaaaaggaatcaggtcgaacgtagttcaaactagtaaaagttgttttgtttttgttactttgcttttctttttctttttctcctttctttttctcttttctttcttttgcttttctctcttttttttcttttttttttctatttccaGCTCTAgttctgattccaaaagaggggtatgaaagaacataaataaggctcaaaaaggggtaacaaatgataaaagtgtttgggatagcagaataaaatgccttcgtcattccaactttgaacatgcctagtacaaaatgcgattgaagataagcaaagaaatcatacataatatctcttgactgcatcggaattgatagccatatccacacatttaccttctatgtctgttaaatacaaagcaccattgggcaacacctttgtcacaatgaacgccccctgccagtttggggcgaacttgcctttagcttcaacctgatgtggaaggatgcgtttcaaCACCAGTTGACCCATTTCAAATTTCTGGggacgcaccttcttgttgtatgctcttgccattctttTCTGATACAATTGACCGTGACACATACTGCTGCCAatcgtttttcatcaatcaaactcaattgctctagccgggtcttgacccactcatcatcatcaatttcagcttcaaCAACGATTCGCagggatggaatctcaacttccGCAGGTATAACTACCTCGgttccatataccagcaaatagggagttgcacctattgaagtgcgaacagtagtgcgataacccagtaaagcaaaaggtaacttttcatgccattgcctggaACCTTGCATCATcttacgaagtatcttctttatgttcttgttagcagcctcaacagctccgtttgccttaggacgatacggagtggagtttcgatgcataatcttgaactgttggcatacctctttcatcaaatgactgttgaggttagcagcattatctgtgatgattaccttgggaattccgaaccggcaaatgatgtttggatgaacaaaatctaccaccgccttcttggtcacggacttgaaagttacagcttcgacccacttggtaaagtaatcaatggccaccagaataaacctatgcccttttgacgctgccggctcaattgatccaatgacatccatgccccaaacaACGAAGGGCCAAGGTGCAGACATTGTGTGCAACTCAGATggcggggaatgaatcaaatcaccatgcacctggcattgatgacatttgcaAATGAAGCTGATGCAATCtcgttccatggtgagccaataataacctgctcgaagaatcttctttgccaatacatacccactcatatgcggcccgcaaactccggaatgcacttcggccatgatagtcgaagcttgtttagcatctatgcaccttagtaatcctagatctggagttctcttgtacaatattcccccacttaagaaaaatCCACTAGCCAGACGTCGAATGGTTATCTTTTGATCACCTGTGGCACGTACCGGATATACCCCTGATTTGATGTATTCCTTGACATCATGGAACCAAGGCTCACCATCAGGTTCCTCCTCAACCACATTGCAATAGGCATGCTGATCACGGATTTGGATATGCAGAGGGTCGACATAAGTCTTATCCAGATGGTGTAACATTGACGCCAGAGTAGCCAAGGCATAGgcaatctcattatgaatcctgggAATATACCTGAATTCTACCAACCTGAAtcgttgacaaagatcatgcaCACATTGTCGATACAGTATGAGCTTCAAATCTCGAGTCTCTcattctccctgaatctggtgaaccaacaaatctgaatctcccaaaatcaatatttcttgaactcccatgtctatagctagcctcaaacccagaatgcatgcctcgtattcagccatgttgttagtgcaatAGAATCGAAGCTGAGCTGTTACGGGGTAGTGATGccttgtttcagaaatgagtacagcccctattccgacacctttcatattagcagctccatcaaagaagagtttccaacctagattttcatcatgatcagcctcgttaacatacatcacttcttcatcaggaaaataagtcttcagtggCTCATATTCTTCATCCATCAGATTCTCGGCCAAGTGATCGGCCAGGTCTTAGGCTTTCATCGTGGTacgagtcacatagatgatgtcaaactctgtgagtaaaatctgtcactttgccaatcttcctgtgggcataggcttctgaaagatatactttagaggatccatgcgagaaatgaggtaagtagtgtaggatgatagataatgcttcaacttttgtgccacctaagtcagggcgcaacatgtcctttcaagaagagtatacttaacctcataaggagtgaacttcttgatgagataataaatggcttgctctttcttgaccgtgatgtcgtgttgacccaacacacaaccaaaagaattatccacGACCGTCAAATAGAGAATTAAAGGTCTTCCAGGTTCTAGCGGGACCAGCACAGGTGGGTTTGACAGGTaactcttgatcttatcaaatgcttcccgacactcatcagtccacttaaccgcaacattcttcttcagcaacttaaagatgggctca of Nicotiana tomentosiformis chromosome 7, ASM39032v3, whole genome shotgun sequence contains these proteins:
- the LOC138896282 gene encoding uncharacterized protein — translated: MDEEYEPLKTYFPDEEVMYVNEADHDENLGWKLFFDGAANMKGVGIGAVLISETRHHYPVTAQLRFYCTNNMAEYEACILGLRLAIDMGVQEILILGDSDLLVEFRYIPRIHNEIAYALATLASMLHHLDKTYVDPLHIQIRDQHAYCNVVEEEPDGEPWFHDVKEYIKSGVYPVRATGDQKITIRRLASGFFLSGGILYKRTPDLGLLSSMCHGQLYQKRMARAYNKKVRPQKFEMGQLVLKRILPHQVEAKGARNLVRFARNPYEESMFHISSVLSFQDPPE